One stretch of Chitinophagales bacterium DNA includes these proteins:
- a CDS encoding Fic family protein, with translation MIDLREKQIIDFIQKAEECSSKEIFDELDLSVSYATLKRLLAKLISLNYISIKGKGKGTKYLISPTYSVIQPIDVDKYYEKEIDERKINEGFNFQIINGVLSKHSVFTESELQKLNSLQKKFHKNISQLSDKEYKKEFERLAIDLSWKSSQIEGNTYSLLETERLLKEKETAAGKTKEEAVMLLNHKDALDFIIETPNYIYPLSVSKIEDIHSILVKELNVERNLRQRRVGISGTNYRPLDNQFQISEALQDSCNLINGKSNIFEKALLALVLISYIQPFMDGNKRTARIVSNAILVNEKYCPLSFRTVDSLDYKKAMLLFYEQNNISNFKEIFINQFEFAVNTYF, from the coding sequence ATGATAGATTTAAGAGAAAAACAAATAATAGATTTTATCCAAAAAGCTGAGGAATGTTCCTCAAAAGAGATTTTTGATGAACTTGATTTGTCTGTAAGTTATGCAACTTTAAAAAGATTGTTGGCAAAATTAATATCCTTAAATTATATATCAATAAAAGGTAAAGGTAAGGGAACAAAATATTTGATTTCTCCAACGTATAGCGTGATTCAGCCCATTGACGTTGATAAATATTATGAAAAAGAGATTGATGAAAGAAAAATAAATGAAGGATTTAACTTTCAAATTATAAATGGTGTACTTTCAAAACATAGTGTGTTTACCGAGAGTGAATTGCAAAAATTAAATAGCCTTCAAAAAAAATTTCATAAAAACATATCACAGTTATCGGATAAAGAATACAAAAAGGAGTTTGAAAGATTAGCCATTGATTTGAGTTGGAAATCGTCTCAAATTGAAGGAAATACTTATTCATTATTAGAAACAGAGCGACTTTTAAAAGAGAAAGAAACAGCTGCCGGCAAAACAAAAGAGGAAGCTGTAATGCTTTTGAATCATAAAGATGCACTTGATTTTATTATAGAAACGCCTAATTATATTTATCCTTTAAGTGTTTCAAAAATTGAAGATATTCATAGTATCTTAGTTAAAGAACTTAATGTTGAAAGAAATTTGAGACAAAGGCGTGTTGGCATCTCCGGGACAAATTACAGACCACTTGACAACCAATTTCAAATTTCCGAGGCATTACAAGATTCATGTAACTTAATCAATGGAAAGTCAAACATATTTGAAAAAGCATTGTTAGCGTTAGTTCTTATATCATACATTCAGCCATTTATGGACGGAAATAAGAGAACAGCAAGAATTGTTAGTAATGCAATATTGGTAAACGAAAAATATTGTCCACTCTCATTTCGGACAGTGGATTCTCTTGATTATAAAAAAGCGATGCTACTATTCTACGAGCAAAATAACATATCAAATTTCAAGGAGATTTTTATTAATCAATTTGAATTTGCTGTAAATACATATTTTTAA
- a CDS encoding aldehyde dehydrogenase family protein: MDSVSVEEKVQISVPKSENDSLKRIQEVFELQKENLQTLKNSTAKDRKKKLKKLKDAIFSNREKIQEAIYKDFKKPALETDISEIYPTISELKHTLAHFEEWMEDEYVDTPITLIGSSAYVKYEPKGNCLIITPWNYPFYLAISPIIYAIASGNATMLKPSEFTPHTSLAVKELLAQVFNESEVAVILGDHTVSSALLKLKFDHIHFTGSPAVGKIIMKAASEHLTTCTLELGGKSPTIIDETANIKEAATKIVWGKYLNEGQTCIAPDYVLVHQSKKDELIKAMKEQIAKKYGKDKEARMQSGNLTRIVNSKHYNRLVELTQEAIEEGAVVETGATYEKDDNFIDPTILSNIAPHSDIMNEEIFGPIMPVIGFKSLDEALEIVNEKEKPLALYIFSKKEKNINYILEHTSAGGTCVNDTILHITQTNLPFGGINNSGIGKSHGKWGFVDFCNERSVLRQHLPFGMSQLMYPPYNKWTKKLIDITMKWF, from the coding sequence ATGGATTCGGTAAGTGTTGAAGAAAAAGTACAAATTTCAGTACCAAAAAGCGAAAACGATAGCTTAAAAAGAATACAGGAAGTTTTTGAATTGCAGAAAGAAAATTTGCAAACATTAAAAAATTCTACTGCAAAAGACAGGAAGAAAAAACTTAAAAAACTGAAAGATGCTATTTTTTCTAACAGAGAAAAAATACAAGAGGCTATTTACAAAGATTTTAAAAAACCGGCATTAGAAACTGATATTTCTGAAATATATCCTACCATTTCTGAATTAAAACACACTTTGGCTCATTTTGAAGAATGGATGGAAGATGAATATGTAGATACACCTATTACATTAATTGGTTCTTCGGCTTATGTAAAATACGAACCTAAAGGAAACTGTTTAATTATTACCCCTTGGAATTATCCTTTTTATTTGGCTATTTCGCCCATAATATATGCTATAGCTTCGGGCAATGCTACGATGCTGAAACCATCAGAATTTACACCTCACACTTCTTTGGCTGTAAAAGAATTATTGGCTCAGGTATTTAATGAAAGCGAAGTGGCAGTAATATTAGGCGACCATACGGTTTCTTCAGCTTTGCTGAAATTAAAATTTGACCATATCCATTTTACAGGTAGCCCTGCCGTGGGCAAAATAATAATGAAAGCTGCCAGCGAGCATTTAACCACTTGTACTTTAGAACTTGGTGGCAAAAGCCCAACTATAATAGATGAAACGGCAAACATTAAGGAAGCCGCCACAAAAATAGTTTGGGGTAAATATTTAAACGAAGGTCAAACCTGCATAGCTCCGGATTATGTATTAGTACATCAAAGTAAAAAAGATGAACTAATAAAAGCTATGAAAGAGCAGATAGCCAAAAAATATGGCAAAGACAAAGAAGCAAGAATGCAAAGTGGAAATTTGACAAGGATAGTAAACAGCAAGCATTATAATAGATTAGTGGAACTAACACAAGAAGCTATAGAAGAAGGTGCTGTGGTGGAAACAGGAGCTACTTACGAAAAAGATGACAACTTTATAGATCCTACTATTTTAAGCAATATTGCTCCACATTCAGATATTATGAATGAAGAAATATTTGGACCTATTATGCCTGTAATAGGTTTTAAAAGTTTAGACGAAGCCTTAGAAATAGTAAATGAAAAAGAAAAACCTTTGGCACTTTATATTTTCAGCAAAAAAGAAAAAAACATTAATTACATTTTAGAGCACACCTCGGCAGGTGGCACTTGTGTTAATGACACTATATTGCATATAACACAAACCAATCTTCCTTTTGGAGGTATAAATAACTCCGGCATAGGAAAAAGCCATGGAAAATGGGGTTTTGTAGATTTTTGTAACGAAAGATCGGTATTGCGTCAACACTTACCTTTTGGCATGTCGCAGCTAATGTACCCACCGTATAATAAGTGGACAAAAAAACTGATTGACATAACAATGAAGTGGTTTTAG
- a CDS encoding OmpA family protein, translating to MKKLFILLAPAFMAVSSLLAQDLPTNPETGKCYVKCTTPDEFRTETVKILKTPAYKVLKVVPAEYKTVEERVMIKPASKKYVYHPAVFETYYEDYESKQAATTLTVVPAKLGANSETIVVEEESAGWEYGAKSPDCASPNPEDCRVICYVKYPEVTKTIPTKKLDTDATTTSVAIPNKMAKIKKERITKEAYTETIEIPAEYTTITKTVLVKDAYTTEETVAATYEDVAKQVLVKKGGVTVWEEVDCKLTEFNLIPIYYELGSARLTADSKRVIDNKLYALMTEKPNISIELNSHTDSRGSASSNLDLSQRRAQAVVDYLVAKGISKSRLVAKGYGETRLVNGCSDGVSCTEAQHQQNRRTEFRIISK from the coding sequence ATGAAAAAATTATTTATTCTATTAGCCCCAGCGTTCATGGCAGTATCTAGCTTATTAGCTCAAGATTTGCCTACAAACCCTGAAACAGGAAAATGTTACGTTAAATGTACTACTCCTGACGAATTTAGAACTGAAACAGTAAAAATACTAAAAACACCGGCATACAAAGTGTTAAAAGTAGTTCCTGCTGAATACAAAACAGTAGAAGAAAGAGTAATGATTAAACCGGCTTCTAAAAAGTATGTTTATCATCCGGCAGTTTTTGAAACTTACTACGAAGATTACGAATCTAAACAAGCAGCTACTACATTAACAGTAGTGCCGGCTAAATTAGGTGCTAACTCTGAAACTATTGTTGTAGAAGAAGAAAGTGCAGGATGGGAATATGGAGCAAAATCTCCTGATTGTGCTTCTCCAAACCCTGAAGATTGTAGAGTTATTTGTTATGTAAAATACCCTGAGGTAACAAAAACAATACCTACAAAAAAATTAGATACCGATGCAACAACTACTTCAGTTGCTATTCCTAATAAAATGGCAAAAATTAAAAAAGAAAGAATAACAAAAGAAGCTTACACTGAAACTATTGAAATTCCTGCTGAATATACTACTATTACTAAAACAGTATTAGTAAAAGATGCTTACACTACAGAAGAAACTGTGGCAGCTACTTACGAAGATGTAGCTAAACAAGTATTAGTTAAAAAAGGTGGTGTAACAGTTTGGGAAGAAGTGGATTGTAAATTAACAGAGTTCAACTTAATTCCAATTTATTATGAATTAGGTAGTGCTCGTTTAACAGCAGATTCTAAAAGAGTAATTGACAACAAATTATACGCTTTAATGACTGAAAAACCAAATATCTCTATAGAGTTAAACTCTCATACAGATTCAAGAGGTTCTGCATCTTCAAACTTAGATTTATCTCAAAGAAGAGCTCAAGCAGTAGTTGACTATTTAGTAGCTAAAGGTATTAGCAAAAGTAGATTAGTAGCTAAAGGTTATGGCGAAACTCGTTTAGTAAACGGATGTTCTGACGGAGTTAGCTGTACAGAAGCTCAACACCAACAAAACAGAAGAACAGAATTTAGAATTATTTCTAAATAA
- a CDS encoding SRPBCC family protein: MKYLKYLLIAFAIFLSLPFIIGLFVDKKINVEREIVINQPKEVVFDFVSNLRNQPKYSKWAKMDPNAKLTFTGNDGEVGSVYTWESTNKNVGKGAQEITAIKQGERIDFELRFIEPFETTDKAYMITEAVSDNQTKVKWGFSSEMKYPMNFMLLFWNMDKMVGADFQEGLDNLKVLMEE, from the coding sequence ATGAAATATTTAAAATATTTACTTATAGCTTTTGCCATTTTTTTAAGCCTACCTTTTATTATTGGTTTGTTTGTAGATAAAAAAATAAACGTAGAAAGAGAAATAGTAATAAACCAACCTAAAGAAGTGGTTTTTGACTTTGTAAGCAATTTAAGAAACCAACCAAAATACAGCAAATGGGCTAAAATGGATCCGAATGCTAAATTAACTTTTACCGGCAATGATGGCGAAGTAGGCTCGGTATATACATGGGAAAGCACTAACAAAAACGTAGGCAAAGGAGCACAAGAAATTACAGCCATAAAACAAGGGGAACGCATAGATTTTGAACTGCGTTTTATAGAGCCTTTTGAAACCACCGATAAAGCTTATATGATAACCGAAGCTGTTTCGGACAATCAAACAAAAGTGAAATGGGGTTTTAGTTCAGAAATGAAATACCCTATGAATTTTATGCTCCTATTTTGGAATATGGATAAAATGGTAGGAGCAGATTTTCAAGAAGGCTTAGATAATCTTAAAGTGCT
- a CDS encoding M23 family metallopeptidase translates to MGISPLNKSLKETKIALMGAEDVPSSKFDLSSLKQLHPKISPKLWFGKPYLEKTVIISNLFNHTPTPIENGWSVAKTQTRDFRGKSLAYNSHNAIDFAITVGTKVCTAAPGVVLKIHREFNRGGLKIHIDHGYGLITGYVHLAKSLVKVGEKVKRGQVIALSGYSGLDGASTFPFGIPHVHFNTWLNGKPTEAFAFENNISLWREDNMPKSTNSYESDFAPSIFNEDKINLALSYCITKSSVDRINSIQNITYKAIELLVEMNYYPTRFTKFVNIYDKEYPRKSLLDLPFLAEDFNDVVFLDEI, encoded by the coding sequence ATGGGGATTTCTCCGTTAAACAAAAGCTTGAAAGAAACTAAAATTGCTTTAATGGGAGCAGAAGATGTTCCTTCTTCTAAATTTGATTTATCAAGTTTAAAACAATTACACCCTAAAATATCACCAAAATTATGGTTTGGGAAACCTTATTTAGAAAAAACGGTTATTATTTCTAACTTGTTTAATCATACTCCTACTCCTATAGAAAACGGCTGGTCTGTAGCCAAAACACAAACAAGAGATTTTAGAGGAAAGAGTTTAGCTTACAACTCTCACAATGCTATTGATTTTGCCATTACGGTAGGAACAAAAGTTTGTACAGCAGCACCCGGAGTTGTTTTAAAAATTCATAGAGAATTTAATCGTGGTGGATTAAAAATACATATAGACCATGGTTATGGCTTAATAACAGGCTATGTCCACTTAGCAAAAAGTTTAGTAAAAGTGGGCGAGAAAGTAAAAAGAGGTCAAGTAATAGCATTATCCGGCTATAGTGGTTTAGACGGAGCGAGTACTTTCCCCTTTGGTATTCCTCACGTTCATTTTAATACATGGCTTAATGGCAAACCAACCGAAGCTTTCGCTTTTGAAAACAATATATCTCTTTGGCGTGAAGATAATATGCCTAAATCCACTAACAGCTATGAAAGTGATTTTGCCCCTTCAATATTTAATGAAGATAAAATAAACTTAGCCTTGTCTTATTGCATAACTAAAAGTAGTGTAGATAGAATAAACTCTATACAAAATATAACATACAAAGCAATTGAACTTTTAGTTGAAATGAATTACTACCCTACGCGTTTCACTAAATTTGTAAATATTTATGATAAGGAATATCCCCGAAAATCTTTATTAGATTTGCCTTTTTTAGCCGAAGATTTTAATGATGTAGTGTTTTTAGATGAAATTTAA
- a CDS encoding MarC family protein, giving the protein MSGIISSIFFIFAVVDPIGSIPVYLEATKHFKKEEKKKIAIRASLVAFGILLFFIFLGQMILEGMNVTLSAFQISGGVILFLFAMTMLFGEGKPESEKHLIKDYRHVTIFPIAMPSIASPGAIMAVVLLTDNHIYTFKQQLVTVTLVFLVILITMGMLLMASNIQKRIGEYGIIVISKVMGLILASYAVQSILSGLKDFFS; this is encoded by the coding sequence ATTTCGGGAATAATTTCATCAATATTTTTCATTTTTGCAGTTGTAGATCCTATTGGCTCTATACCTGTTTATTTAGAAGCCACCAAACATTTTAAAAAAGAAGAAAAGAAAAAAATCGCTATAAGAGCATCGTTAGTTGCTTTTGGTATTTTGCTGTTTTTCATTTTTTTAGGGCAAATGATTTTAGAAGGAATGAATGTTACCCTTTCGGCATTTCAAATATCGGGAGGCGTAATACTTTTTCTTTTTGCAATGACCATGCTATTTGGAGAGGGAAAACCAGAATCTGAAAAACACCTGATTAAAGATTATAGGCACGTTACCATTTTTCCTATAGCCATGCCCTCTATTGCTTCGCCAGGAGCTATTATGGCGGTGGTGCTTTTAACCGACAATCATATTTATACTTTTAAGCAACAATTAGTTACAGTAACTCTTGTTTTTTTAGTAATATTAATAACAATGGGCATGCTTTTAATGGCAAGCAACATACAAAAACGCATAGGCGAGTATGGTATAATTGTTATTAGTAAAGTTATGGGTTTAATACTTGCCAGCTATGCCGTGCAAAGTATTTTAAGTGGCTTAAAAGATTTTTTTTCATAG
- the lpdA gene encoding dihydrolipoyl dehydrogenase, which translates to MKYDIIVLGSGPGGYVAAIRASQLGFKTAIVEKESMGGVCLNWGCIPTKALLKSAQVFEYINHAEDYGINVSDASTDFDKIVKRSRNVAEGMSKGVQFLMRKNKIDVIMGYGKVKPGKKIEVSTEEGTKTLEANHIIIATGGRSRVLKGLEQDGKKVIGYREALSLKDAPKKMLIVGSGAIGIEFAYFYNAIGTEVTVVEYMDSIVPREDKDVSKELAKVLKKKGINIITKSAVEFVDTSGEGCKVTVKDNNSDKETIIGCDIVLSAVGVTPNTENIGLEEVGIKTDRGLVQVDEYYKTNVDGYYAIGDIVPGAALAHVASAEGILCVEKIAGEHVSPIDYNNIPSCTYCVPEIASVGYTEDAAKEAGYEIKVGKFPFSASGKASAAGAKGGFVKVIYDAKYGELLGAHMIGYNVTEMIAEIVVARKLETTGHEILKSIHPHPTISEAIMEATADAYGEVIHL; encoded by the coding sequence ATGAAATACGATATTATTGTTTTAGGAAGTGGTCCGGGTGGATATGTAGCGGCTATTAGAGCTTCGCAATTAGGCTTTAAAACTGCCATTGTAGAAAAAGAATCAATGGGCGGTGTTTGTTTAAATTGGGGTTGTATTCCTACTAAAGCTTTGCTTAAAAGTGCACAAGTTTTTGAGTATATTAATCATGCAGAAGACTATGGTATAAATGTAAGCGATGCCAGCACTGATTTTGATAAAATAGTAAAAAGAAGCAGAAATGTAGCCGAAGGAATGAGTAAAGGCGTTCAATTTTTAATGCGAAAAAATAAAATTGACGTAATAATGGGCTACGGAAAAGTAAAACCGGGTAAAAAAATAGAAGTTAGCACAGAAGAAGGAACAAAAACTTTAGAAGCTAATCATATTATTATTGCCACAGGCGGTAGAAGTCGGGTGCTTAAAGGATTAGAGCAAGACGGCAAAAAAGTAATAGGATATAGAGAAGCTTTATCTTTAAAAGATGCTCCTAAAAAAATGCTGATAGTAGGTTCTGGAGCTATAGGTATTGAGTTTGCTTATTTTTATAATGCTATAGGAACAGAAGTTACCGTGGTAGAATATATGGATAGTATAGTACCAAGAGAAGATAAAGATGTTTCTAAAGAATTGGCTAAAGTATTAAAAAAGAAAGGAATTAATATTATTACAAAATCGGCAGTAGAATTTGTAGATACCAGCGGAGAAGGCTGTAAAGTAACCGTAAAAGATAATAATAGCGATAAAGAAACCATTATAGGATGTGATATTGTGCTGAGTGCTGTGGGTGTTACACCAAATACCGAGAATATAGGATTAGAAGAAGTAGGTATTAAAACAGATAGAGGTTTAGTACAAGTAGATGAATATTACAAAACCAATGTAGATGGCTATTATGCCATAGGCGATATAGTGCCGGGAGCAGCCTTGGCTCATGTAGCTAGTGCAGAGGGTATTTTATGTGTAGAAAAAATAGCAGGAGAGCATGTAAGTCCTATAGACTACAATAATATCCCTTCTTGTACCTATTGCGTACCGGAAATAGCCTCAGTAGGATATACCGAAGATGCCGCTAAGGAAGCCGGTTATGAAATAAAAGTAGGTAAATTCCCATTTTCGGCATCGGGGAAAGCCAGTGCCGCAGGAGCAAAAGGGGGTTTTGTAAAAGTGATATACGATGCAAAGTATGGAGAATTGTTAGGAGCACACATGATAGGCTACAATGTTACAGAAATGATAGCAGAAATAGTTGTAGCCAGAAAATTGGAAACAACGGGACACGAAATTTTAAAATCAATACATCCACACCCTACAATAAGCGAAGCTATAATGGAGGCAACAGCCGATGCTTATGGAGAAGTTATACACCTTTAG
- a CDS encoding dehydrogenase codes for MDFSSIKVPKQTQIDLYKNMLYARMIEEKMLNLLRQGKISKWFSGIGQEAIAVGVTKALHKDEYILPMHRNLGVFTSREIPLAKLVKQWQGKPDGFTKGRDRSFHFGTNEYHIVGMISHLGPQLNVGDGIALASKLKNEGKIAVAFTGEGGTSEGDFHEALNLAAVWQLPIIFVVENNGYGLSTPTNEQYNCQKISDRGIGYGMKAITIDGNNVLEVYETIKRNADSIRENPEPILIECQTFRMRGHEEASGTKYVPKKLMEEWAKKDPIDNFEVYILAEKILSKDEIVNLKETYKKQINEQVAEGFDAPDIVPNIANEINDVFKPFKQELITPKSDKKTVKRMIDAYSDALYQSMEKYDSLVLMGQDIAEYGGAFKITEGFVDKFGKERVRNTPIMESGVLSAALGMSIKGMKTMVEMQFADFVSSGFNPIINNLAKSYYRWGQNADVVIRMPTGAGVGAGPYHSQSNEAWFYHTPGLKIVYPSNPYDAKGLLNAAIEDPNPVMVFEHKALYRSIEAEIPDDYYTVEIGKAIFKTKGKDVSIITYGAGVHWALALTNKHENVSVEVLDLCSLIPLDYDAIKQTVQNTGKIIVLNEDCLTGSIASDIAAWIGEHCFEYLDAPVKRVGSLDTPIPFSKALENQFLPQGRLEEVFRELIEY; via the coding sequence ATGGATTTTTCATCTATAAAAGTTCCTAAACAAACGCAAATTGACTTGTATAAAAATATGCTTTATGCAAGAATGATAGAAGAAAAAATGTTGAATTTGCTCCGTCAAGGCAAAATTTCTAAATGGTTTAGTGGTATAGGGCAAGAAGCTATAGCTGTGGGCGTTACAAAAGCTTTGCACAAAGATGAATATATTCTTCCTATGCACAGAAATTTAGGCGTTTTTACTTCTAGAGAAATTCCATTAGCTAAGTTAGTGAAGCAGTGGCAAGGCAAACCGGACGGTTTTACAAAAGGCAGGGATAGAAGTTTTCATTTTGGTACAAATGAATACCATATTGTAGGTATGATTTCGCATCTTGGGCCACAATTAAATGTGGGAGACGGAATTGCTTTGGCTTCTAAATTAAAAAATGAAGGCAAAATTGCAGTGGCTTTTACAGGCGAAGGAGGCACCAGTGAAGGAGATTTTCACGAAGCGTTAAATTTAGCCGCAGTATGGCAGTTGCCCATCATTTTTGTGGTAGAAAATAATGGATATGGCTTATCTACACCTACAAATGAACAGTATAATTGCCAAAAAATATCTGACAGAGGCATAGGCTATGGTATGAAAGCCATAACTATTGACGGCAATAATGTGCTGGAAGTTTATGAAACCATTAAGCGAAATGCGGATTCTATAAGGGAAAACCCCGAACCTATTTTAATTGAGTGTCAAACCTTTAGAATGAGAGGGCATGAAGAAGCATCGGGAACAAAGTATGTACCAAAAAAACTAATGGAAGAATGGGCAAAAAAAGACCCGATAGACAATTTTGAGGTGTATATTTTAGCAGAGAAAATATTATCAAAAGATGAGATAGTAAATTTAAAAGAAACGTATAAAAAGCAGATAAATGAGCAAGTAGCAGAAGGTTTTGATGCTCCGGATATTGTTCCAAATATAGCAAATGAAATTAATGATGTTTTTAAACCATTTAAGCAAGAATTAATAACTCCAAAATCTGATAAAAAGACAGTAAAACGAATGATTGATGCTTATTCAGATGCTTTGTACCAAAGTATGGAGAAATATGATAGTTTAGTTTTAATGGGGCAAGATATTGCAGAATATGGTGGTGCGTTTAAAATTACAGAAGGTTTTGTAGATAAATTTGGCAAAGAACGAGTTAGAAATACACCTATAATGGAATCGGGCGTTTTAAGTGCCGCTTTGGGCATGAGTATTAAAGGCATGAAAACTATGGTAGAAATGCAGTTTGCCGATTTTGTGAGTTCGGGATTCAATCCAATAATTAATAATTTAGCAAAATCATATTACCGTTGGGGGCAAAATGCCGATGTAGTTATACGCATGCCCACAGGTGCAGGCGTGGGTGCCGGGCCATATCATTCGCAGAGCAATGAAGCGTGGTTTTATCATACACCGGGATTAAAAATAGTATATCCAAGTAATCCGTATGATGCTAAAGGTTTACTAAATGCTGCAATTGAAGATCCAAATCCTGTTATGGTTTTTGAACATAAGGCTTTGTATAGAAGCATAGAAGCGGAAATTCCTGATGATTATTATACTGTAGAGATAGGTAAAGCTATTTTTAAAACCAAAGGCAAAGATGTTTCAATTATTACGTACGGAGCAGGTGTGCATTGGGCTTTAGCATTAACCAATAAGCATGAAAATGTAAGCGTAGAAGTTTTAGATTTATGTAGCTTAATACCTTTAGATTATGATGCAATAAAGCAGACCGTGCAAAATACAGGAAAAATAATAGTACTTAATGAAGATTGTTTAACAGGTAGTATAGCTTCCGATATAGCCGCGTGGATAGGAGAGCACTGTTTTGAATATTTAGATGCTCCTGTTAAGAGAGTAGGAAGTTTAGATACGCCTATTCCTTTTTCTAAAGCTTTAGAAAATCAATTTTTACCTCAAGGCAGGTTAGAGGAAGTTTTTAGGGAGTTGATTGAGTATTAA
- a CDS encoding heme-binding domain-containing protein: MKKKIIIGIVVLLVAIQFVPIKKNISSETSNQFLVATSASNEISNILEVSCFDCHSNNTVYPWYNNIAPVSWFLKRHIDEGKEHLNFSAWDGYDAKKKHHKLDECVEMIEKNEMPLSSYTLIHKDAKLSQEQQDLLIGFFKAEMSKIAQ, encoded by the coding sequence ATGAAAAAGAAAATAATTATAGGAATAGTAGTTTTATTAGTTGCTATTCAGTTTGTGCCAATTAAGAAGAATATTTCTTCAGAAACAAGCAATCAATTTTTAGTTGCTACCTCTGCAAGTAATGAAATTAGTAACATACTTGAAGTAAGTTGTTTTGATTGTCATTCTAATAATACGGTTTACCCGTGGTATAATAATATAGCTCCTGTTAGCTGGTTTTTAAAAAGACATATAGATGAAGGTAAAGAACATCTTAACTTTTCTGCATGGGATGGTTATGATGCCAAGAAAAAGCACCATAAGCTTGACGAATGTGTAGAAATGATTGAAAAAAACGAAATGCCTTTAAGTTCTTATACTTTAATACACAAAGATGCTAAACTGAGCCAAGAGCAGCAAGATTTACTTATTGGCTTTTTTAAAGCCGAAATGAGCAAAATAGCTCAATAG